The genomic segment TCGTGCCCGGCTTGGCGACAGACTCGCGCGCCTCGTGGACTTCCGGGTCGGGGAGCTCACCCGCGGCCGGTTGGACAGCCACGAGGAGCGGATCACCGAGCAGGAGCACTGCACGGTCGACCACCGGCGGCGGCTGGACGAGTTGGAGGCCGGGCTGGAGCGGGTGCGTGGTGACCTGTTGTGGACCACGGGTGAGGTGCAGCGGCTCGTGCCGCACGTGGCGGCGCAGGAGGCGCAGCTGGAGGACCTGCGGGAGCGCATCGCCCTGACCCCGCCCGGCGATGACAAGCAGGCGGCGGAGGCGCGCACGTTGATCGAGGAGATCCAGCGTCAGCACGCGCAGATCCGGGTGCGGCTCGCGGGCATCGCGCGCTACGAGGACCGGCTGCGGGCGCTGGAGGAGGAGCGGGCGGGGCAGCCGGCGCATGACTGACCGTCGCGCGAACCCGCTCCGGCTGCGCCCGGCGGAGGAGGGGGACGCCGAGCTGCTGCTGCGGTGGCGCAACGACCCGGTCGCGCGTCGCTGGTCGCGGAACACGGGGGAGCTCGCCCTCGCCGACCACCTGGTGTGGTTGCGCGGGGTGCTCGCCTCGGACGACCGCGTGTTGCTCATCGCCGACGAGATCGAGGAGAACGCCGACACCGGGCCCACGCCGGTCGGGATGGTGCGGTTCGACCTGCTCGACGCGGCCGAGTGGGAGGTCAGCATCGCGATCGCTCCCGAGCACCGGGGACGACGACTCGCTCGTCCTCTGCTCGCCGAGGGCGAGCGGGAGCTTCGTCGGCGCCGCTCACCCGGTACCGTGCTGGCGACCGTGCACCGCGACAACACGGCGTCGGTGGCGCTGTTCCGTGCGGCCGGGTACGTACCGGAAGCCGACACCGACACCGACGGCTTCCTGCGGTTGCGCAAGGCAGTCGTGTTGGGAGATGGGTGATGACCTCGATTCGCATCGGCCGCCACGAGATCGGGCCCGACCACGAGCCGTTCGTGATCGCGGAGGTGTCCGGCAACCACAACGGCAGCCTGGACCGGGCGCTGGCCATCGTGGACGCCGTCGCGGACGCCGGGGCGCAGGCCGTGAAGCTGCAGACCTACCGCCCCGACACGATCACGATCGACGTCGACACGCCCGCGTTCCGGCTCAGCGACGACCACGAGTTGTGGAGCGGCGAGAACCTGTACGCCCTGTACGAGCGTGCGCACAC from the Saccharomonospora azurea NA-128 genome contains:
- a CDS encoding GNAT family N-acetyltransferase encodes the protein MTDRRANPLRLRPAEEGDAELLLRWRNDPVARRWSRNTGELALADHLVWLRGVLASDDRVLLIADEIEENADTGPTPVGMVRFDLLDAAEWEVSIAIAPEHRGRRLARPLLAEGERELRRRRSPGTVLATVHRDNTASVALFRAAGYVPEADTDTDGFLRLRKAVVLGDG